The following proteins are encoded in a genomic region of Pseudomonas sp. Os17:
- a CDS encoding carboxylate/amino acid/amine transporter, whose product MGYLLFVTLIQAFSFSLIGEYLAGHVDSYFAVLVRVLLAGLVFLPLTRWRRVEPAFMRGMLLIGALQFGITYVCLYLSFRVLTVPEVLLFTILTPLHVTLIEDALNRRFNPWGLLAALVAVAGAVVIRYDSVNPDFFIGFLLLQLANFTYAAGQVLYKHLVARHPSDLPHYRRFGYFYLGALLVVLPAFLLFGKAHYLPDAPLQWAVLLFLGLVSTALGMYWWNKGACLVTGATLAVMNNLHVPVGLLINLLIWNQHEDLGRLMLGGLVILGAVWISRRGARPRLIP is encoded by the coding sequence ATGGGCTATCTACTTTTTGTCACCCTGATCCAGGCGTTTTCCTTCAGCCTGATCGGCGAATACCTGGCCGGGCATGTCGACAGTTACTTCGCGGTGCTGGTGCGGGTGCTGCTGGCGGGGCTGGTGTTTCTTCCGCTGACCCGCTGGCGCCGGGTGGAGCCGGCGTTCATGCGCGGCATGCTGCTGATCGGAGCGCTGCAGTTCGGCATCACCTACGTGTGCCTGTACCTGAGCTTTCGCGTGTTGACGGTGCCGGAGGTGCTGCTGTTCACCATCCTCACGCCGTTGCACGTGACCCTGATCGAAGACGCCCTGAACCGGCGTTTCAACCCCTGGGGCCTGTTGGCGGCGCTGGTGGCGGTGGCGGGCGCGGTGGTGATTCGCTACGACAGCGTCAACCCGGATTTCTTCATCGGCTTCTTGCTGCTGCAACTGGCCAACTTCACCTACGCCGCCGGGCAAGTGCTGTACAAGCACCTGGTGGCGCGCCATCCCAGCGACCTGCCGCACTACCGGCGCTTCGGCTACTTCTACCTGGGCGCCTTGCTGGTGGTGCTGCCGGCGTTCCTGCTGTTCGGCAAGGCCCATTACCTGCCTGATGCGCCGCTGCAATGGGCGGTGCTGCTGTTTCTCGGCCTGGTGTCCACGGCCCTGGGCATGTACTGGTGGAACAAGGGCGCGTGCCTGGTGACCGGCGCCACCCTGGCGGTGATGAACAACCTGCATGTGCCGGTGGGGCTGTTGATCAACCTGCTGATCTGGAACCAGCACGAAGACCTGGGGCGGCTGATGCTGGGCGGCTTGGTGATCCTTGGCGCGGTATGGATCAGCCGCCGCGGTGCCCGGCCCCGCCTGATCCCGTAA
- a CDS encoding mechanosensitive ion channel family protein gives MDFKQLWLNTQDLWGALDQHPLLHAGIGLALLLVVALVLGRVARYLVLHAIRLLGRQPALHWLNDLRHNKVFHRLAQMTPSLVIQFGLHLVPELSKTSLLFLGNLAMAFTILFQLLALSALLNALLDIYARTEHARTRSIKGYVQLAKMVLYVFGAIIIVATLIDRSPLLLLSGLGAMSAVILLVYKDTLLSFVASVQLTSNDMLRVGDWIEMPQVGADGDVVDITLHTVKVQNFDKTIVSIPTWRLMSESFKNWRGMQQSGGRRIKRSLYIDASGVRFLHDDEEQRLSKVRLLTDYIGRKQAELKSWNEAQGNVAALSANRRRMTNIGTFRAYALAYLKSHPEIQPNMTCMVRQMQTTAQGIPLEIYCFTRTTAWVDYERIQGDIFDYLLAVMPEFGLNLYQQPSGTDLRAGLLPAVLGASHVPQLEKQAL, from the coding sequence ATGGATTTCAAACAGCTCTGGCTCAATACCCAGGATCTCTGGGGAGCCCTCGATCAACACCCGCTCCTGCACGCCGGCATCGGCCTGGCCCTGTTACTGGTGGTCGCCCTGGTGCTCGGACGAGTGGCCCGCTACCTGGTGCTGCACGCCATCAGGTTGCTGGGGCGCCAGCCGGCCCTGCACTGGCTCAATGACCTGCGCCACAACAAGGTGTTCCACCGCCTGGCGCAGATGACCCCGTCCCTGGTGATCCAGTTCGGCCTGCACCTGGTGCCGGAGCTGAGCAAGACCAGCCTGCTGTTCCTCGGCAACCTGGCCATGGCCTTCACCATCCTGTTCCAGTTGCTGGCCCTGAGCGCCCTGCTCAATGCCCTGCTGGACATCTACGCCCGCACCGAACACGCCCGCACCCGCTCGATCAAGGGCTATGTGCAACTGGCGAAGATGGTGCTGTATGTGTTTGGCGCGATCATCATCGTCGCCACCCTGATCGACCGCTCGCCGCTGTTGCTGCTGTCCGGTCTGGGCGCCATGTCGGCGGTGATCCTGTTGGTCTACAAGGACACCCTGCTGTCCTTCGTCGCCAGCGTGCAGTTGACCAGCAACGACATGCTGCGGGTCGGCGACTGGATCGAGATGCCCCAGGTCGGCGCCGACGGCGATGTGGTGGACATCACCCTGCACACGGTCAAGGTGCAGAACTTCGACAAGACCATCGTCTCCATCCCCACCTGGCGCCTGATGAGCGAGTCGTTCAAGAACTGGCGCGGCATGCAGCAGTCCGGCGGCCGGCGGATCAAGCGCAGCCTGTACATCGATGCCAGCGGCGTGCGTTTTCTGCATGACGACGAAGAGCAGCGGCTGAGCAAGGTGCGCCTGCTCACCGACTACATCGGGCGCAAGCAGGCCGAGCTCAAGAGTTGGAACGAAGCCCAGGGCAATGTCGCCGCGCTGTCGGCCAACCGCCGGCGCATGACCAACATCGGCACCTTCCGCGCCTACGCCCTGGCGTACCTCAAGAGCCACCCGGAGATCCAGCCGAACATGACCTGCATGGTGCGTCAGATGCAGACCACGGCCCAGGGCATTCCGCTGGAGATCTACTGCTTTACCCGCACCACCGCCTGGGTCGATTACGAGCGCATCCAGGGGGATATCTTCGATTACCTGCTGGCGGTGATGCCGGAGTTCGGCCTGAACCTCTACCAGCAGCCCAGCGGCACCGATCTGCGGGCCGGTTTGCTGCCGGCGGTCCTGGGGGCCAGCCATGTGCCCCAGCTCGAAAAACAGGCGCTGTAA
- a CDS encoding DEAD/DEAH box helicase, with protein sequence MFSQFALHERLLKAVAELKFVEPTPVQAAAIPLALQGRDLRVTAQTGSGKTAAFVLPILNRLIGPAKIRVSIKTLILLPTRELAQQTLKEVERFSQFTFIKSGLITGGEDFKVQAAMLRKVPDILIGTPGRMLEQLNAGNLDLKEVEVLVLDEADRMLDMGFAEDVQRLVDECPNRQQTMLFSATTGGSGLREMVAKVLNNPEHLQLNSVSQLNETTRQQIITADHNQHKEQIVNWLLANETYQKAIVFTNTRAMADRIYGRLVAQDYKAFVLHGEKDQKDRKLAIDRLKQGGVKILVATDVAARGLDVDGLDLVINFDMPRSGDEYVHRIGRTGRAGNDGLAISLICHGDWNLMSSIERYLKQSFERRTIKEVKGTYSGPKKVKASGKAVGVKKKKTDAKGDKKKSVAKSPTKRRTANRPKSDSLVSQDGLAPLKRRKPQAPAAE encoded by the coding sequence GTGTTTTCCCAATTCGCCCTGCACGAACGCCTGCTCAAAGCCGTGGCCGAGCTTAAATTTGTCGAGCCGACGCCGGTGCAAGCAGCGGCTATTCCGCTCGCGCTGCAAGGGCGTGACCTGCGGGTGACGGCACAGACCGGCAGCGGCAAGACCGCGGCCTTTGTCCTGCCGATCCTCAATCGCCTGATCGGCCCGGCGAAGATCCGCGTCAGCATCAAGACCCTGATCCTGCTGCCGACCCGGGAACTGGCCCAGCAGACCCTCAAGGAAGTCGAGCGTTTCTCCCAGTTCACCTTCATCAAGTCCGGCCTGATCACCGGCGGTGAAGACTTCAAGGTCCAGGCCGCCATGCTGCGCAAGGTGCCGGACATCCTCATCGGCACCCCGGGGCGCATGCTGGAGCAGCTCAACGCCGGCAACCTGGACCTCAAAGAAGTCGAAGTGCTGGTGCTCGACGAAGCCGACCGCATGCTCGACATGGGCTTTGCCGAAGACGTGCAGCGCCTGGTGGACGAATGCCCGAACCGCCAGCAGACCATGTTGTTCTCCGCCACCACCGGCGGTTCCGGCCTGCGGGAAATGGTTGCCAAGGTCCTCAACAACCCTGAGCACCTGCAACTCAACAGCGTCAGCCAGCTCAACGAAACCACCCGTCAGCAGATCATCACCGCCGACCACAACCAGCACAAAGAACAGATCGTCAACTGGCTGCTGGCCAACGAGACCTACCAGAAGGCCATCGTCTTCACCAACACCCGGGCCATGGCCGACCGCATCTACGGTCGCCTGGTGGCCCAGGATTACAAGGCGTTCGTCCTGCACGGCGAGAAGGACCAGAAGGATCGCAAGCTGGCCATCGATCGCCTGAAGCAGGGCGGGGTCAAGATCCTGGTGGCCACCGACGTCGCCGCCCGCGGCCTGGACGTCGACGGCCTGGACCTGGTGATCAACTTCGACATGCCCCGCAGCGGCGACGAATACGTGCACCGCATCGGTCGTACTGGCCGCGCCGGCAACGATGGCCTGGCCATCTCGCTGATCTGCCACGGCGACTGGAACCTGATGTCGAGCATCGAGCGCTACCTCAAGCAGAGCTTCGAGCGCCGCACCATCAAGGAAGTCAAAGGCACCTACAGCGGCCCGAAAAAGGTCAAGGCGTCCGGCAAGGCCGTTGGCGTGAAGAAGAAAAAGACCGACGCCAAGGGCGACAAGAAAAAGTCCGTGGCCAAGTCGCCGACCAAGCGCAGGACCGCCAACCGCCCGAAAAGCGACAGCCTGGTCAGCCAGGACGGCCTGGCGCCGCTCAAGCGCCGCAAGCCACAGGCGCCGGCGGCTGAGTAA
- a CDS encoding ShlB/FhaC/HecB family hemolysin secretion/activation protein: MSLSTLGMRLCCALSCLLLTGPLHTALAAPLPAPTFSPGDQDLIRDRQNRLLEEQQRRLEELKDLPGKSATPVAPSAPADSRCFPIKDIQLKGADSLSASERESLLKPYIGQCLGVPQLNELLKVITNRYIEKGLVTSRAYLPQQDLSSGHLQVLVVEGKLEGLKAAEGSKLSARELNMAFPGSSGELLNLRQIEQMVDQLNRLPSNQAQMELAPGQAVGGSEVLVKNNPQKPWRVGLSRSNEGQKSTGEQQWGSSFEWDSPLGLADQLVLRGGHDAISDHQKTSRNAMLYYNLPFGWWNLSYSYSQSEYRSLAQGQGFNFKQTGDSQNHQLRLERVIHRDAVSKTSLNSGLSYLRTNNYIEDSKLANSSNRLSEAQFGINHGRRIGGAFVNFDLGLQDGIGAFDAQRENQRDRYGNRQANARYRKYTATASYLQPFKLWDESLVFSSLVTGQRSEDVLFSSQRMSLGSQSSIRGYKDQSLNGDSGYYWRNDLRWSRPVTWNWLRPAFAEYGTGLGYDVGAIRNDRYNAEQHGRVSSDSIEFFARGKHLAASLTFAHSLERPDALSEREAPIYFRLDLFL, from the coding sequence ATGTCTCTCTCCACCCTCGGGATGAGGTTGTGCTGCGCGCTGTCTTGCCTGCTGCTGACTGGCCCCTTGCACACGGCCCTTGCCGCCCCCTTACCTGCACCGACCTTCAGCCCCGGCGACCAGGACCTGATCCGCGACCGGCAGAACCGCCTGCTGGAAGAACAGCAGCGGCGTCTCGAAGAACTCAAGGACCTGCCCGGCAAGAGCGCCACGCCGGTGGCACCCAGCGCGCCCGCCGACAGCCGCTGCTTCCCGATCAAGGACATCCAGCTCAAGGGCGCCGACTCGCTGTCCGCCAGCGAGCGCGAGAGCCTGCTTAAGCCCTACATCGGCCAGTGCCTGGGAGTGCCTCAGCTCAACGAGCTGCTCAAGGTCATCACCAACCGCTACATCGAAAAGGGCCTGGTCACCAGCCGCGCCTACCTGCCGCAACAGGACCTGTCCAGCGGCCACCTGCAGGTGCTGGTGGTGGAAGGCAAGCTCGAAGGCCTCAAGGCCGCCGAAGGCAGCAAGCTCAGCGCCCGCGAACTGAACATGGCCTTTCCCGGCAGCAGCGGTGAGTTGCTCAACCTGCGGCAGATCGAGCAGATGGTCGACCAACTCAACCGCCTGCCGTCGAACCAGGCGCAGATGGAACTGGCCCCGGGGCAGGCCGTGGGCGGCAGTGAAGTCCTGGTCAAGAACAACCCGCAAAAGCCCTGGCGCGTCGGCCTGTCGCGCAGCAATGAGGGCCAGAAGAGCACTGGCGAGCAGCAGTGGGGCAGCTCTTTCGAATGGGACAGCCCCCTGGGCCTGGCCGACCAACTGGTGCTGCGCGGTGGCCACGACGCCATCAGCGACCACCAGAAAACCTCGCGCAACGCCATGCTCTACTACAACCTGCCGTTTGGCTGGTGGAACCTCAGCTACAGCTACAGCCAGAGCGAGTACCGCTCCCTGGCCCAGGGGCAGGGCTTCAACTTCAAACAGACCGGCGACAGCCAGAACCACCAACTGCGCCTGGAGCGAGTGATCCACCGCGACGCCGTGAGCAAGACCTCGCTGAACAGCGGCCTGAGCTACCTGCGCACCAACAACTACATCGAAGACAGCAAGCTCGCCAACAGCAGCAACCGCCTCAGTGAAGCCCAGTTCGGCATCAACCATGGCCGGCGCATCGGCGGCGCTTTCGTCAACTTCGACCTGGGGCTGCAGGACGGCATCGGTGCCTTCGATGCCCAGCGCGAAAACCAGCGTGACCGATACGGCAATCGCCAGGCCAACGCCCGCTATCGCAAATACACCGCCACCGCCAGCTACCTGCAGCCGTTCAAGCTGTGGGACGAGTCCCTGGTGTTCAGCAGCCTGGTCACCGGCCAGCGCAGCGAGGATGTGCTGTTCAGCTCGCAACGCATGAGCCTGGGCAGCCAGTCCTCGATCCGTGGCTACAAGGACCAGAGCCTCAATGGCGACAGCGGCTACTACTGGCGCAACGACCTGCGCTGGAGTCGCCCGGTGACCTGGAACTGGCTGCGCCCGGCGTTCGCCGAGTACGGCACCGGGCTGGGCTATGACGTTGGCGCGATCCGCAACGACCGCTACAACGCCGAGCAGCATGGCCGGGTCTCCAGCGACTCCATCGAGTTCTTCGCCCGCGGCAAGCACCTCGCCGCCAGCCTGACCTTCGCCCACTCCCTCGAGCGGCCAGATGCCCTGAGTGAGCGGGAAGCACCGATCTACTTCCGTTTGGACCTGTTCCTCTAA